A genomic window from Sulfurospirillum diekertiae includes:
- a CDS encoding tyrosine-type recombinase/integrase encodes MRRIVDVFSEEKRKLLIEHSSGQLHNLIQFVFYSGLRAGEIIGLKWDNIDFDKNKIDVYMRVRKGTVDLPKGDKIRLIDLLPQAKQALLVQRQLTGLSTFVFHSREGKPYFSETSITQSIQELCKKLGIESGGGLQKMRRTHNTMLKQCGLPLDWIPHQMGHETDEVNRNHYTGTITVDVSKIIA; translated from the coding sequence TTGAGACGTATCGTTGATGTCTTTAGTGAAGAAAAGCGCAAATTGCTTATTGAACATTCAAGTGGGCAACTTCATAACCTGATTCAGTTTGTTTTTTACAGCGGACTGAGAGCAGGGGAGATAATAGGCCTTAAGTGGGACAATATAGACTTTGACAAAAACAAGATTGATGTCTATATGAGAGTCCGAAAAGGTACTGTTGATCTGCCAAAAGGCGATAAAATCCGTTTGATTGATCTGTTACCGCAAGCGAAGCAAGCGCTTCTTGTACAAAGACAGCTAACAGGTCTTTCGACCTTTGTGTTTCATTCAAGAGAAGGTAAACCCTATTTTAGTGAAACAAGTATTACGCAATCTATTCAAGAGTTGTGTAAAAAGCTAGGGATTGAAAGTGGTGGTGGATTACAAAAGATGAGGCGAACGCATAACACAATGCTTAAGCAATGTGGTTTACCTCTTGATTGGATTCCTCATCAAATGGGTCATGAAACGGATGAAGTTAATCGAAATCATTATACGGGAACTATTACGGTAGATGT
- a CDS encoding arginyltransferase, which yields MRSFSRIIEFSTLETKCSYLDDCKTRMEYKYIENATMELNQELIERGWRRFGNYYSRPQCQKCKLCLSLRIDVKNYNFSRSAKRVFKKAEGIRYVIQAPTISTEHLELYDKYHRHMEQKRGWQYYNLKPQSYHELYVSGAHNFGKEVLYFQGEKLIGVDLIDFLDDGISSIYFYYDPDFEKLSLGRLSIYEQIILAKEYDLEWIYLGYYVKECQSLKYKASYAPYQTLQGNPNLDEDAIWI from the coding sequence ATGAGATCATTTTCACGCATTATTGAATTTTCAACATTAGAAACGAAATGTTCATACCTTGATGACTGTAAAACACGTATGGAATATAAGTACATTGAAAATGCAACAATGGAGCTCAATCAAGAACTGATTGAACGCGGTTGGAGACGTTTTGGAAACTACTACTCAAGACCACAATGTCAAAAGTGTAAATTATGTTTAAGCCTTCGTATTGATGTTAAAAATTACAATTTTTCACGTTCGGCTAAGCGTGTTTTCAAAAAAGCAGAAGGTATTCGTTATGTCATTCAAGCACCAACAATTAGCACGGAACATCTTGAACTTTATGACAAATATCATCGGCATATGGAACAAAAACGAGGCTGGCAATACTACAACCTGAAGCCACAAAGTTACCACGAACTCTATGTAAGTGGCGCACATAATTTTGGCAAAGAGGTGCTTTATTTTCAGGGTGAAAAGCTTATTGGTGTTGATCTCATTGACTTCTTAGATGATGGTATCTCTTCAATCTATTTTTACTACGATCCCGATTTTGAAAAACTCTCTTTAGGCCGACTTTCCATCTACGAGCAGATTATTTTGGCAAAAGAGTATGATCTTGAATGGATCTATCTTGGTTATTACGTCAAAGAGTGTCAAAGCCTTAAATATAAAGCATCCTATGCCCCTTATCAGACGCTTCAAGGCAATCCAAATTTAGATGAAGATGCCATTTGGATATAA